The Mycolicibacterium cosmeticum DNA window AGATGACGGCCTGGCGCAGTTCGGCGTCGTCGCGCTCCAGCCGCTGCAGCAGGGCGGGATGCCGGCGCAACCGCTCGACGGTCCAGGCCAGGGTCGTCGCGGTCGTCTCATGGCCGGCGGCCAGCAGGGTGAGCAGTTCGTCGGCGACGTGGTCGTCGGCGATCGGGGAGCCGTCCTCGTAGCGGGCACCCAACAGCAGCGCCAGCACGTCGTTGCGGTCGTCCGAGCGCGGATCGGCGCGCGCCTCGGCGATCAACCCGGCGATGATCTCGTTGTAGCGGCGCCGGGCCCGCTGCACCCGACCCCAGGGGCTGTACGGGCCCAGGTCACGGCGCAGTGCGGGCGGCAGGATCGCCATCTTCGAGGCCAGCGGCACCATCGGGGGCAACAGCTCACGCAAGGCGTCCAGCGCGGGGCCGCGGGCACCGAACACGGTGCGCAGGATGGCGTTGAGGGTGATGCGCATCATCGGTTCCAGCGTGGGGAATTCGACGCCCTCGGGCCAGGTCGCCGTCTCGCGGCGGACCTCCTCCTCGACGATGGTCTCGTAGGCCGACATCCGCTTGCCGTGGAAGGGCGGCACCAGCAGCTTGCGGCGCTGCCGGTGCTCGTCGCCGTTGAGGCTGAACGTCGATCCGGGACCGAGCACCGCGCCCAGGGTGGTGGCGCGGCTGACCAGGTCGGGGCCGGTGGTGAACAGCTCCTTGATCAAAGCGCGATCACCGAGCACCACCGCGCTGCCGAACAACGGCACGTGCACGGTGAAGGCGCTGCCGTAGCGGCGGGCGGCGACGCCGAGCACGCGTTGCCGCGCGCTCAGGAACGCCAGCCCCTGGATCAGGCCGGGTAACCGGGGACCGTCCGGCAGCCGGACCGGGTCGGTCGTCGCTTCGGCCATGTACGCACACCCATCATGTCGGTACTGCGATGTACCGACCACGGTACTGCGATGTACCGCGGCCCACAAGCAGGAGTTACGACGCCGGCGTGATGAGCGCGATGGTGGCCGCCACCGCCTCCTCGGTGAAATCGCTCATCGCCCCGCCGTTTTCCACGGTGACGGCGGTGAGTTCACGAAGCCCGCCCAAGAGCATGATCAACCGCTGCCGCGAGATGGGGCCGATCCCGGCGGCCCGGAACATCTCGCTGTCCACCAGGCCGTGCACCATGCCGACGAACTGCTCCATGGCGTCGCGGGTGAGTTGGCGGCCGGCGGCGCCCAGCGAGGGGCCGTCGCGGATCCAGCTCAGCGTCAGGTCGGGCCGGGCCTCGGCCGAGGCGATCCATGCCTCGATGGCCTGTCGGGCCTGCTGCTGCCACGGCGCCGCCGGGTCGACCGCCGCGGCGATCTGGCGCACCTGTTCGGCGTTGGCCTCGCTGAGCAGCCCGACGAAACACTCTTCCTTGCTGGCGAAGTGCTCGTAGAAGGTGCGCCGGGAGGTGCGCGCCCGACGCACGATGTCGGCGATCGTCGTCTTGGCATAACCAATTTCGGCGATCGACTCCTCGAAGGCCGTGAGCAGACGCTGCCGGAAGTCGGGCGCAGCAGGTTCGGTCGTCACCAGGTCCACCTCATATCGGGCAGTCATCGTACTGCCCGGCGACGCGCAGGTGATGCACAGCGAACGCCCGCATACTGGCCGCCATGAATCCGGCGGTGGCTCCGCTGACGCTGTCCACCGCGCTCACCTCGTGGACGGTCGACGCGGCTTCGGCGACGGCGCTCGTGCTGGCGAGCGGCGCCTACGCATGGTGCTGTCACCGCGCGCCGATGACCGCGGCACGACGGACGGCCTACTGGGCGGGTGTCGCGGTCTGGGCTGTGGCCACCATGAGCATGGTCGGGGTGTACGCCCCGGTGCTGTTCTGGGTGCGGGCGCTGCAGGTACTGCTGTTGCTGTTCGTGGTCCCGATGCTGCTGGCGCTGGGCACCCCGCTGACGGCGCTGCGCCGGGCCGGCGGGGCCGACGTCGTCGACCGGGTGCTCGCCGGGCGCGCCGCGCGGGCCCTCACCCACCCCGCCACCACCTCGATTCTGATGCTGGCCGCCCCGTGGCTGCTGTACCTCACGCCGTGGTACGTCGCGTCGCTGGAGAACTCGACACTCGGGGCACTGACCCGAATCACCCTGGCGCTCATCGGTTTCGGCTACTTCTACGCGCGCATCCAGGCCGACCCGGTGCCACGTCGGTACCCCCAGATGCTGTCGCTGGTGATCAGCATTGCCGAGACCCTGGGCGACGGCCTGCTGGGCCTCGTGCTGTGGCTGGGCCCGCTGATCGCCACGGACTACTACCTGGCCGTCGATCGGACCTGGGGGCCGAGCCCGCGGGTGGACCAGTCGGTCGGCGCCGGCATCCTGTGGATCCTCGGCGATGTGCTGGGCCTGCCGTTCCTCATGGTGCTCATGCGCGCGATGTCGTCCGACGAGAAGAGGCAGGCCGCGGTCATCGATGCCGAACTGGATGCCGAACTGGACGCCGAGTCCGAAGCCGCCGCTCCGGCGCTGTGGTGGGAGGCCGATCCACAGCTGCGGGACCGATTCCACCGTCGCACAACCGAATAGGCGTCCATGCTCACCTATCTCCAAGCCGTCGTCATCGGCGCTCTGCAGGGTGTCACCGAGCTGTTCCCCATCTCCAGCCTGGGTCACTCGGTGCTCGTCCCGGCCTGGCTCGGCGGGTCGTGGAGCGACCTTGTCACACAGGGCAATTCGCACGGCCACACCCCTTACCTGGCGTTCGTGGTGGGCCTGCACGTGGCCACCGCGCTGGCGCTGCTGGTGTTCTATCGGCGGGACTGGGTGCGCATCGTGGGTGCGCTGGTGACGTCGGTGCGGACCCGCCGGATCGACACCTCAGCGCAGCGGTTGGGCTGGCTGCTGGTCATCGCCACGGTTCCCACCGGCCTGCTGGGCTTGGCCCTCGAACATCCCTTGCGCACACTGTTCGCCACCCCGCTGGTGGCCGCGGTGTTCCTCGCCCTCAACGGTGTGATTCTTGCCATAGGCGAGGTGCTGCAGCGCCGGCGCGCGGGCACCCGGACCATCGTCGAGTTGCGGGCGGTGGAGGCCGCCGGCATCGGCTTGGCACAGAGCCTGGCCCTGCTGGCCGGGATCAGCCGGTCCGGGGTCACCATGGTCGGCGGCCTGCTGCGCGGCCTGGACCACGAGGACGCCGCGAAGTTCGCGTTTCTGCTGGCCACGCCGATCATCCTGGCCGCCGGCGTGCTCAAGCTGCCGGAGCTGGCCGGCCCGGCCGGGGACGGTATCGGCGGTCAGGTGCTGGCCGGGTCGGCCGTCGCAGCGGCGACGGCGTATCTGTCGGTGCGGTTCCTGACGCGCTATTTCCAGCACCGCACCTTGCTGCCGTTCGCCGTCTATTGCGTTATCGCAGGAGCGGCCTCGGTCGTACACTTCGCCTGATATGCCCGACGCCGCCCGGCACCGAATGCCCGAACCGCCTCGGCGCCGGTTCCACTGGGCCCGCGCCGTCCTTGCCGTGGTTTCCACCGTGCTGGTGGCGGTGTCCGGCGCGGCATGGTGGACCACCCGCGGCGTGCTGACCGGATTCACCGTCTCCCAGGCGCTGGCCGAGACCGCCCACACCAATGGCGGCCCGATCACCATCCTGCTCATCGGCTTGGATTCGCGGAAAGATCAGCACGGCAACGACCTGCCGCAGGAGGTGCTGGACCAGTTGCACGCCGGCGACTCCGAGACCGGCGGCTACAACACCAACACGCTGATCCTGGTGCACATCGACGCCGCCAACAAGGTCACCGCGTTCTCGATCCCGCGCGACGACTACGTCGAGTTCCACCGCCTGCCCGGCTACACCAACATCAAGATCAAAGAGGCGTACGGGCTGACGAAGTTCTACACCGAGCAGCACCTGGCCGACCAAGGCATCGACGACCGCGAACAGCTGGAGATGGCGGGTCGCGAAGCCGGCCGGGCCGCCACCCTGGGCGCGGTGCGCAACCTGGTCGGCGTGCCCATCGACTACTTCGCCGAGATCAACCTGGCCGGCTTCTACGATCTGGCCTCCAGCCTGGGCGGCATCCAGGTGTGCCTCAATCATGCTGTGCACGACGAGTATTCGGGTGCCGACTTCCCCGCCGGCCAGCAGACCCTGAACGCCGCGCAGGCACTGGCCTTCGTCCGGCAGCGGCACGGCCTGGAGAACGGTGACCTGGACCGGACCCACCGCCAGCAGGCGTTCCTGGTCGCGGTGATGCGCCAACTCCAGGATTCCGGCGCGTTCACCGATATCGGCAAGCTCAACGAGTTGATGGCCATCGCGCACAAGGACATCGTGTTGTCCGGCGGCTGGGACTCCGACCTGTTCCGCAGGCTCGGCGCGATCAGCGGCTCCGACGTCGTCTACCGGACGCTGCCGGTGCTGCGCTATGACACCCGAAACGGCCAGGACGTCAACATCATCGACCCCGACGCCATCAAAACGCAGGTGCGCGAAGCATTTTCCGACGGCAACCCGGTCACCACCACGGAGGCCGTCCCCACCAACCCGGTCCAGGTGGTCAACGCCGAGAGCAACTGGACGGCATCCACGGTCGCGAACGCACTGGAGAAGCGCGGATTCCAGGTGGAAAAGCCCGATGTGCAGCTCGAAGACAAGCCCGCCCTGACCACCATCAGCTACGGGACCGGCGCCGAGGACGTGGCCCAGCAGCTGTCGGGGTTGCTCGGCGATGTGGTCACCGTGCCCGGCAAGGACCTGCCCGCCGGCCAGGTCCGCGTGGTGATCGGCAACGGCTACCTGGTGCCGACCAAGCTGACGGCGTCGGAGTCCGAGACGACCAGCAGCACGACAACCTCGTCGACGTCCACGACCACCACCACGTCGACACACTCGCCGTGGTTCGGCACCGAGGACGGCTCCGACAACGACCCGACCCCCGACCATGGGCTGCCGGTCAGCGGCGACCGCACGCCCTGCGTGAACTGAGGTCACAGCCGGTTGACATTCATCGCGGAGTCAGCCGTCAGCACGCCGCCCTAGCCTGGCGCAGCGATGACGCTGCCATTTCTGGGCCCGATCACGCTGGCGGGTTTCGCCCACGCCTGGTTCTTCCTGTTCGCGTTGGTCGCCGCGGCGGTGGCGGTGCTGTACGTGGTGATGCTGCGCAAGCGACGGACCCAGGTGCTGCGCTTTGCGAACCTGCACGTCCTGGACCAGGTGGCGCGGGTGCAGCGGGACCGCTGGCGGCACGTCTCGGCGGTGCTGCTGGTGGCCGCCCTGCTGCTGTTGACGTGTGCCCTGGCCGGGCCCACGCACGACGTGCGGATCCCGCGGGACCGGGCGGTGGTCATGCTGGTGATCGATGTGTCGGAGTCCATGCGGGCCACCGACGTGGCGCCCAACCGGCTGGCCGCGGCGCAGGCGGCCGGGAAGAAGTTCACCGACGAGCTCACCCCGGGCATCAACCTCGGGTTGATCGCCTTCGGCGGGTCGGCGACGGTGTTGGTGGCGCCGACCACCGACCGCGCCAAGATGCGCAACGCCATCGACGGGCTCAAGCCGGAGGAACGCACCGCGACCGGTGAAGCGATCTTCACCGCACTGCAGGCCATCTCCACCGCCGACGCGATCGTCGGCGGTGGAGACGGTCCGCCGCCGTCGCGGATCGTGCTGGAGTCCGACGGCAAGGAGACGGTGCCCTCGGAGCCCGATGAGCCACGGGGCGCGTTCACCGCGGCCCGGGCGGCCCGCGATCAGGGGGTGCCGATCTCGACGATCTCGTTCGGCACGCCGGACGGTTACGTCGAGCTCAACGGCATCCGTCAGCCGGTGCCGGTCGACGACGCCACCCTGAAGAAGATCTCCGAGATCACCAAGGGGCAGATGTTCCACGCGTCGAACCTCGACGAGCTCAACGGGGTCTACGACACCCTGCAGCAGCAGATCGGGTACCAAACGGTGCCCGGTGACGCCAGCGCCGGCTGGCTGCGGTTGGCTGTGCTGGTGACGGTTGCGTCGGCGGTGACAGCGCTGACACGCAACCGGCGGCTGCCCGCCTGAGGACATAAGAAAAGCCCGGGGCGTCTGCGGCCCGGGCTTTTCTCGAGGAGGGTGGTCAGAAGGTGGGGACGAAGGTGCCGTCGACCCAGACACCCCAGTGGTTCCAGCCGGCGTCCCACACCTGCGGGTTGCCGTTGGCCCAGTCGGGATCGACCGGCTTGGGCGGCGCCCACGCCGGCGGCGAGGCAACAGTCGGACCGGCCGGCGGGGCCGGCGGCATCGGGACGGGCTCGGCACTGGCGGTGCCGGCCAGCACGACGGGCCCGGCGAACAGGGCGGTGGCCACGGCGGCACCGGCGCACACGTTCTTGATCCTCATCGATCGTTCCTCTCCAAGCGGGTTGTCTCCAAACGCGCTGAACGCGACGGTGGATACCGTTTTGGTGGGCTAGGTAAACCTGGGAGTGATCTAGATCTCAGCATGCCAACTCCCCCGCACTGCCGGCATATACATAATCCATGGAACTAATTGTCTCCACGTGCAGAAATCACGACGATCGGCGGCCACCCGAACTGCATCTGCCGACACCGCACAGGTGCCCCAATCCGGCCCGAGCGATTTGGGTTAAGCCGGTGCAACCGCACCACTTCAGAGAAAGTTCGCAGCCTGAACCGACCGTGAAGAGCGTGCGCAACGTCACTCAGATACATAGCGTAGTGATGTATATTAGGCGTATGGCCAAGCGGGAAGACGATATCGACAGGATCGCCGAAGCCATCAGAGACACTGCGCTCCTGGCCACGCGCAACTTGCTCAATCGCGAGGAGCTCAGCGTCTCCGCGATGGAGGTGTTACATACGTTGAGCGTCGACGGCCCAACACGTCTCACGACCCTTTGCGAGACCATTCGTGTCAGCCAGCCGGCAATGACCCAGTTGATCCAGCGCCTCGACCGCCGCAACTTGGTCGCGCGCGCGCCCGATCCCGAGGACGGCCGCGCCACGATCATCGAATTGACCGAGAACGCGCGGGAACTGCTGGACCGCTTGCTCGACGAGGACAACCAAAAACTCGCCACCCTGATGGGGACGCTCTCTACGAGTGATCAAGAGGCGTTACGGCTGGCCATGTTCGTCGCCGGGCCGATCATTCGACGGCTCAACGAGAACGCCGCACTTCTTGCGCAGACCGCCACCACGTCTCGCTAGCAGCAGCTGCACCGACGACAGAACCCGTCACCGACCGCGCAGGCGATGCCCGCCTACCGCATGCATTTCATTGGAGGAACAACCATGACCACCCTGCTCGTCCTCGGCGGCAGCGGCCGCACCGGGATCCATGTACTCGAGTACGCCGCCGCGCGCGGTCATCGCGTTCGCGCCTTGGTGCGCAACCCCGACGTCGTCCGCGCTCCGGCCGGAGTGGAACTGATTGCGGGCACGCCGTCCAACATCGACGATATCCGCACGGCCGCGCACGGTACCGAGGCGGTGATCAGCACCCTGAACAATGCGCGCGCCTCGGACAATCCCTGGGCCAAGCCCGTCAGCCCGCCGATGTTCATGACCGACGCGACCCGAAATGTCCTGACCGTGATGGGCGAGCAGAACATCCGCCGGATCGTCATCAACTCCACGATGGGTGCGGGTGACGACTGGGCTCGCATCAACCCGTTGTTCAAACTCATCGTCAACATCTCCAACATCAAGGCGGGCTTCGTCGACCACACCGGTGTCGACAAGCTCGTGCGCGCCTCCGATACCGACTGGACTCTCGTCAGGGCGGTCGCCCTCACCGACAAGCCGGCCGGCGGGCCCGTGCGGGCCGCGGAAGCAGGCACCGAAAAACCCGGCATGCGGATCAACCGCGCCGACCTCGCCGCTTTCCTCGTCGACACCGCCGAGGACGGCATGTGGATTCGTCATGCACCGATCGTCTGGAACTCGTGATGCACACACGGTTGAAATCAGTGAAGTCGTCATCGGCTGTCGCCGTGGCAGCCGTGGTGTTGGTATCTGCATGCTCGGCGACACCCGGTAAAGCGCCTGAATCCACAGGCTCTGCAGCGCCCAACGCAGCCGCAGTACCCAGCCTGAAAGATCTTGCGGCGGTGGCGCAGACGCAGCTGGTGGCGCCGCCGCTCAACGTCACGGTGAACCAGCCGGATGGCGGTGCGGGTTTTGTGTTCATCAATGGTGGCGCGCCCTGCGCGGCGAATCTGTTCGGCAGCGGGAACCCCGGAATTCCGTCCGGCCCTGAAATCCTGGATAAACAAGGACGGCCGGTGTGGTTCTTGCAGATCCCCGGTGATCAGGATGCCATGAACCTCCAGGTGCAGACCTACCAAGGGAAGCCGGTGCTGACGTGGTTCCAGGGCGACAAACTCTCCGGTGCCGACTACATCGCCGATACGGACTACACCATCATCAAGAAGATCACTCCGGCGGGTGTCGCGTCGGATCCACACGAGTTTCGGCTCACCCCTGATGGAAAGGCGCTGATCACCTCGGTGAAGCAGGTCGATGCCGACCTGTCCGGTATCGGCGGGCCCACAACCGCGAAGATCGCCGACAGCTTTGTCGACGTCATTGATGTCGCTTCGGGTAAGACATTGCTGTCGTGGGATTCGGCGCAACACCTTCCCGTGACCGATAGCGTGCTCAATTATGCTCAGCTGCAGGGTGTTCCGGGCGAAGGTGTGCTCCCGCTGCATGTCAACTCGGCTGCCCCTGACCCAGATGGCAACATGTTGGTGTCGGTGCGCTCGGCCAACGAGCTGGTCGATGTGAATATGCAAACGGGCGCCATCAACTGGAAGCTGGGCGGGAAGAAATCCGATTTCACCCTCGGCCCGGGAGTGAACTTCGCCGGACAACACGACGCGACATTCGTGGACGACAACACGATCATGTTTTTCAACAACAACGTCGACCTGGGCGGGAAACGCCACGGCCCCTCGAGCATCATGTGGATCCGGCTGGACCGGCAGGCCAAGACCGCGACCCTGCTGCGCAACTGGGTCCAACCCCAGCCGGTAGACACCTTCACCCAAGGCAGCGCACAAGCACTCCCCAACGGCAACACCTTCAGCGGCTGGGGCGACGCCAACCACATCACCGAGTTCGCCCCCGACGGACGCATCGTCTGGAACGCCACCCAGCCCATCACCTCGACACAACAAGTCGGCACCGGCCCCAAGGCCATGACCGTCGGGGATGGGACATACCGTGCGTTCTTGCAGCAATGGAGCGGGCATCCCACCCAGAAGCCCGAGCTGACCGTGTCCAACGACAACGGCCGGCCCACCGTGCACGCGGTGTGGAACGGCGCCACCGACGTCACCCAATGGCGAGTCCTGTCCGGTACCTCACCTGACAAGCTCACGCCAGTGGCAACCACAGCCTGGAACGGCCTCAACACCCCGGTGGTACTGCCCGCGGGAACCGCGACCACAGGCAACTACTTCACCATCGAGGCGCTGGACAAGACCGGCGCCATCATCGGCTCCAGTAATCCCACCAAGATCTGACCCACGCGACCCTCCCGGAACCGGCAGCGGTTCCAGGCGTTCTGCGCACAGCCTACCGATCCGACAACAACTTTGTAATCTGTTGTCGGACAGTCTATTTCGATCTGCAGACGGGCGGTCCACGCCCTACGATGCCAGCATGCCCGACAACGAATTGTGCTGGACTCCCGCAACCGAACTCGCCGACGACGTCCGTACCCGCTCGATCACGGTCACCGAGATCGCGACCGCGTTCGCCGATCGCATCGAGTCGGTGAACCCCGGTCTGAACGCCTATATCCACTTCGACCGGGACCAGGTACTGGCCGACGCCGCCGCACTGCACGACGAGTTGACCAGCGGCGCGCCGCGCGGGCCCCTGCACGGCGTCCCGTTCTCGATCAAAGGCCTGACCACCATGGCCGGACTGCCGTTCGACTCCTCGCTCAAACCACTGGCGGGACAGGTGGGCAGTCACGATGCCACCGTGGTGACGCGGTTGAAGGAGGCCGGCGGGCTGTTCCTGGGCAAGACCAACGCCCCGGAGTTCGGTTACTACGGCGGCACCGACAGTCACCTCTACGGCCCCACCCACAACCCGTGGAAGCACGGCCACACCGCGGGTGGATCCAGCGGCGGCGCGGCCGCGGCCGTCGCAGCGGGCCTGGGACCACTGGCCGAAGGTGCCGACGGTGCCGGATCGGTGCGCATCCCGGCGGCGATGTGCGGCGTGGTGGGCTTCAAACCGTCGCTGGGCCGCATCCCGCACACGCTCCTGGACGGCAGGCACTACACCCACATCTTCCACGGTCCGATCACCCGCACCGTCGCCGATGCGGCGCTGATGTTCTCGGTGATGGCGGGGCCGTCGGACTACGACCCGAACAGCGTGCCCGCCGACGGCATCGACTACGCGGCAGCCACCGCCGGTGACGTCACGGGGTGGCGGGTCGCCTGGTCGCCCGATCTCGGCCTGGGCCATGTCGATCCAGAGGTGGTGGCGGTATGCGCAGAAGCGGTGCGGGCCTTCGAATCTCTGGGCGCCACCGTCGAAGAGGCCACCCCGGCATGGGGCAACCCGGAAGAAGCCATGTGGAAGGGGCTGTGGGTTCCGGGGTACTCGTGTGAGTACGACGTCCTGGACTGGAAATCCCAGCACGGCCAGGTCGACGACAACCTGATCGAGATTTTCGAGCAGGCCGAGACCCTGACCGCAGTGGACATCGGCCGGGCTGAGGCGTTCCGCGGCCAGATGTGGGACACCTTCAGCGAATTCATGCGGACCTATGACATTCTGGTCAGCCCGACGCTGGCGACCCCCACGTTTCCGTTGGAGCGCTTCGCCCCGCACTGGCTCGAAGGGCAGTCGCTGCAACGCCAGCTCCTCGGTTGGCTGCTCACCTACCCGTACAACATGACCACCACACCCGCCATCACCGTGCCCGCGGGATTCACCGCCGACGGCCGGCCCGTCGGGCTGCAGATCGCCGGGGCGCACCGCGCCGATGCCGCCGTCCTGCGCGCCGCGGCCAACTACGAGGCGGCCCGGCCCTGGGCCGACACCAGGCCGGCCGTCTAGAGTGACGCGAGCCAGAACGGCCAACGCGGGTCCGCCATTTTCAACCGGGCGCGCATCAGCTTCCAGCAGCCGTACTTGTGATAGTCGAAATCCCATGCCGTACTGAGCTGTTGGTTGACGCATGCCCATAGGCCCCATTTGGTGTCGGCCAGCGCCCCGCAGACCTGTACCCGGGCGAGCAGGCCGAAATCACTACGACCGTAGAAGTCCTCGACGAGTTCGATGATCTGTTCCTCGGTATAGAACATCTCGGTGGTCAGCAACGCCAGCTCGTAGGCGCGCTCGTTGTTCGAGGCGAACTCGTAGTCGACCAACTTCATCGGCCCGCCGTCGGCGACGAGGAAATTACCGGGCATCGGATCGTTGTGGCAGGCAGCCAGATCCAGCCCCGAGGCAAGCAGCGCCGACTTGGCCACCTGGTACTCGCCGAGGATCAACTCGGCATCGGCGGGCAGCCGCACCCCGAGCTCGCCGACCTGAGCCAGGTGCTCGTCGATCATGTCGAACATCGTCTTGGTGACGCTGAGCAGCCCGCCGTCGTGCAGCACCCGGTAGATGTCGATGATCTGATGGGCGACGGCGATATCCTTGAAATCACCGTTGGTGCAGGCCCGGTAGCCCTCCAGGAACTCGATCACCTCGACACCGGTGTCGGCATCGAAGTACACCAACTGCGCGCCGATCCCCTTTTCGCCGGCCCGTCGTGCGGCTTCGTTGGCCAGCACCCGGTCGATGAAGGTATCGCTGCCCTCGCCGGGGATCTTGAGGAAGTAGCGGGTGTCGGTGCCGGCGACGGTGATGCGCCAGTTGCTGTTCTGCAGGCCACCGAACACCGGAGCGTATTCGATGTGCTTGCCGCGCCAGATCTCGATCGCCGCCAACGCGGCTTCCACGCGTCGTTCGACATCGTTGCGTGCGCTGCCGAGCACCCGGTTACCGGTGGTGTCGCGTGTGGTCGGTGCGGCGGTCACAGGTTGTTCACCCGATCGAAGAACGCTTTCTCGCCGAGACCGGCCCGCGCCCGCAGGAACTGCCAGTCGGAGAGTTTCGAGTATTCGAGGGTGCCCGGACGCGCGTGGTCCGCGTAGGCGCCGATCAGTCCCCAACGGACACAGTCGGCGACACCGTAGACCCGCGCGCGGTCGAACAGCGCTTGATCGAAACTCCCCCAGGCCGCCGCGAACACCTCACGCGCCGTCGAGTCGAACGGGCGGACCTCAGCCAGCAGAACGCCGATATCCTGCAGTGGATCCATCAACGCCGCGACATCCCAATCCACCAGCAACATCCGGCCGTCGTCGGCAAGCAGCACATTCGACACGTTGCCGTCACCGTGGCACGGCACCAGGTCGAAACCCGTTGCCGCTATCCGCTTCTCGGCCATGACCAGCATGCGCAGCATCCAGTCGAAGTCGGCAGGCAGGGTCACCCCGTTGGTCGTGGCCAGTGCGGTCAAGGTGCGGATGTCGTCGAAGACGGTGGCCGTGCGGGTAATCGCGCCGAAATCGTGTACCTGCGCCCGTAGCGCGATCAGCTGTTCCAGCCGGGCGTCGTCGTCGAAGATATCCAGAGTCGCCGTGGATGAGGTGTCGACCAGGTTCTCCAGGACCAGGATTCCGGCGGTGGGATCGGCCGCGTACACCGCGGGACCCACCCCGCGCAGACCGGCCTCCGCCGCGGCGGCGAATGCGTGCGGAATGTCGATATAGGCGCCCGCGTGGCCGATCATCGACTTGACGAAAGCAGCTGACGTCGTGCCGGACTCGTCGTCACCGCGCACATCGAAACACTCGGAGTCCGCACCCCACCAACTCGGGCTGGCCATCGTGGGGGCGGGATCGGCCGTGATGGCGCCGGTGAACAGGCCCATGGCCCGCAACGGCTGCGCTATCGGCGGCGCGGTGGCACTCATGTCAGTTACCTCCTCCGGTGGAAACGGCCGCCGCGGGCGCAGGCCAGACGATGGTGACGGGACGTTGCTGCTCAAGCCATTTCGTCAAGCGCAACACCTCGCGGTCGGCAAAGCGCGGCCCGATCACCTGGACACCGACCGGCATGCCGGCGCTCATACCGAAACACAGCGCGCTGGCCGGTTGTGCTGTCTGGTTGAACCACGCGGTGAAACCGCAGTGCGCCAGCGGATATGCCGGGTCCAGACCGCTGTCCTCGGCGGCGAATCCCACCACCGGCAGGACCGGGGCGATGACGTAGTCGAACGACGCGCAGGCGACCCGCATCCGCTCGGCCGAGCGGACGACCGCCTCACCATCACGGGCGAAGTCGGTTGCGCGGTAGCCTGCGCCGGGAGCACACCAGTGCCGGATCGCCTGATGCACCAGGGGCCGCAGATCGGCCCGGATCGACTCGAGCTCGGTGGCCGCGCGCACCTGGAACAGCCGGTCCAGAGCCGGGTAGGGGTCATCGGAGAACACCGGCGGCATCACCGACACCTCGGCGCCGGCGTCGCGCAACGCGGCCGCCGCATCCTCGACCACCGCCAGCA harbors:
- a CDS encoding cytochrome P450 — its product is MAEATTDPVRLPDGPRLPGLIQGLAFLSARQRVLGVAARRYGSAFTVHVPLFGSAVVLGDRALIKELFTTGPDLVSRATTLGAVLGPGSTFSLNGDEHRQRRKLLVPPFHGKRMSAYETIVEEEVRRETATWPEGVEFPTLEPMMRITLNAILRTVFGARGPALDALRELLPPMVPLASKMAILPPALRRDLGPYSPWGRVQRARRRYNEIIAGLIAEARADPRSDDRNDVLALLLGARYEDGSPIADDHVADELLTLLAAGHETTATTLAWTVERLRRHPALLQRLERDDAELRQAVIWEVQRTRPVVEFTARIADQRIRLGEWVVPAGTAIIASFGLSHGSEANFRDAATFDPDRFLGANPDNYTWIPYGGGIRRCIGAAFANMEMTVTLRTLLQDFTFGTTTAAGERQHSRGVAIAPADGGRAVVFRRRPPNPTTQKEHREQVHA
- a CDS encoding undecaprenyl-diphosphate phosphatase, translated to MLTYLQAVVIGALQGVTELFPISSLGHSVLVPAWLGGSWSDLVTQGNSHGHTPYLAFVVGLHVATALALLVFYRRDWVRIVGALVTSVRTRRIDTSAQRLGWLLVIATVPTGLLGLALEHPLRTLFATPLVAAVFLALNGVILAIGEVLQRRRAGTRTIVELRAVEAAGIGLAQSLALLAGISRSGVTMVGGLLRGLDHEDAAKFAFLLATPIILAAGVLKLPELAGPAGDGIGGQVLAGSAVAAATAYLSVRFLTRYFQHRTLLPFAVYCVIAGAASVVHFA
- a CDS encoding cytochrome c oxidase assembly protein is translated as MNPAVAPLTLSTALTSWTVDAASATALVLASGAYAWCCHRAPMTAARRTAYWAGVAVWAVATMSMVGVYAPVLFWVRALQVLLLLFVVPMLLALGTPLTALRRAGGADVVDRVLAGRAARALTHPATTSILMLAAPWLLYLTPWYVASLENSTLGALTRITLALIGFGYFYARIQADPVPRRYPQMLSLVISIAETLGDGLLGLVLWLGPLIATDYYLAVDRTWGPSPRVDQSVGAGILWILGDVLGLPFLMVLMRAMSSDEKRQAAVIDAELDAELDAESEAAAPALWWEADPQLRDRFHRRTTE
- a CDS encoding LCP family protein, with the protein product MPDAARHRMPEPPRRRFHWARAVLAVVSTVLVAVSGAAWWTTRGVLTGFTVSQALAETAHTNGGPITILLIGLDSRKDQHGNDLPQEVLDQLHAGDSETGGYNTNTLILVHIDAANKVTAFSIPRDDYVEFHRLPGYTNIKIKEAYGLTKFYTEQHLADQGIDDREQLEMAGREAGRAATLGAVRNLVGVPIDYFAEINLAGFYDLASSLGGIQVCLNHAVHDEYSGADFPAGQQTLNAAQALAFVRQRHGLENGDLDRTHRQQAFLVAVMRQLQDSGAFTDIGKLNELMAIAHKDIVLSGGWDSDLFRRLGAISGSDVVYRTLPVLRYDTRNGQDVNIIDPDAIKTQVREAFSDGNPVTTTEAVPTNPVQVVNAESNWTASTVANALEKRGFQVEKPDVQLEDKPALTTISYGTGAEDVAQQLSGLLGDVVTVPGKDLPAGQVRVVIGNGYLVPTKLTASESETTSSTTTSSTSTTTTTSTHSPWFGTEDGSDNDPTPDHGLPVSGDRTPCVN
- a CDS encoding VWA domain-containing protein — encoded protein: MTLPFLGPITLAGFAHAWFFLFALVAAAVAVLYVVMLRKRRTQVLRFANLHVLDQVARVQRDRWRHVSAVLLVAALLLLTCALAGPTHDVRIPRDRAVVMLVIDVSESMRATDVAPNRLAAAQAAGKKFTDELTPGINLGLIAFGGSATVLVAPTTDRAKMRNAIDGLKPEERTATGEAIFTALQAISTADAIVGGGDGPPPSRIVLESDGKETVPSEPDEPRGAFTAARAARDQGVPISTISFGTPDGYVELNGIRQPVPVDDATLKKISEITKGQMFHASNLDELNGVYDTLQQQIGYQTVPGDASAGWLRLAVLVTVASAVTALTRNRRLPA
- a CDS encoding TetR/AcrR family transcriptional regulator, with translation MTARYEVDLVTTEPAAPDFRQRLLTAFEESIAEIGYAKTTIADIVRRARTSRRTFYEHFASKEECFVGLLSEANAEQVRQIAAAVDPAAPWQQQARQAIEAWIASAEARPDLTLSWIRDGPSLGAAGRQLTRDAMEQFVGMVHGLVDSEMFRAAGIGPISRQRLIMLLGGLRELTAVTVENGGAMSDFTEEAVAATIALITPAS